In Phenylobacterium hankyongense, the sequence TCCAGCCGTTCCAGGAGGCGGATACGGTGAGCCCCCTGCCGCGGGCGTTCCAGTGGGCGGACGGCTCGGCCTATGTGAACCATGTGGAGCTGGTGCGGCGCGCGCGCGGGGCGACCATGCCGGACAGCTTCTGGACCGATCCGCTGATGTACCAGGGGGCCTCCGACGGCTTTCTCGCGCCGCATGAGCCGATCCCGCTGGCGGACGAGGCCTGGGGGGCGGACTTCGAAGCCGAGATCGCGGTGATCGTCGATGAGGTGCCGCTGGGCGCCAGCCGCGAGGAGGCGCTGGCCGCCATCCGTCTGGTGACCCTGGTCAACGACGTCTCGCTGAGGGGGCTGATCCCCGCCGAACTGGGCAAGGGCTTCGGCTTCCTGCAGTCGAAGCCCGCCAGCGCCTTCGCGCCGGTGGCGGTGACGCCGGATGCGCTCGGCGCGGCCTGGAAAGACGGCAAGCTGCACGGCGCCCTGCGGGTGACGCTGAACGGGCGGCCCTTCGGCCAGGCGGACGCCGGAGTCGATATGACCTTCGACTTCGGGACGCTGATCGCCCACGTCGCCAAGACCCGGAGCCTGTGCGCCGGCAGCATCATCGGCTCGGGCACCGTCTCCAACCGGGACGCCGACGGCGGCCCCGGCCGCCCGGTGGCGGAAGGCGGCCTGGGCTACTCCTGCATCGCCGAAGTGCGGATGGTCGAGACCATCCTTCGCGGAGGACCGGAGACGCCCTTCCTGCAGGTCGGCGATCGGGTGGGGATCGAGATGCGCGACGCAGACGGCAAGTCGATCTTTGGCGCCATCCAGCAGACCGTGGTCGGAGAGCGCCATGCGGCTGCGGCTGCATAGCTACTGGCGATCGACCGCGTCCTATCGCGTCCGGATCGCGCTGAACCTGAAGGGTGTGGACTACGACACCCGGACGGTGGATCTGCGCACCGGGGCGCAGCGCGACCCGGCCTTCCTTGAGTTCAACCCCGAAGGGCTGGTGCCGGTGCTCGAGGCTGACGGCCGGACGCTCACCCAGAGCCTGGCGATCCTCGAATGGCTCGACGAGGAGGCGCCGCAACCGCCACTGCTGCCGCGTGATCCTTTCGCCCGCGCCCAGGTCCGGGCGGTGGCGGACATCATCTGCTGCGACATCCACCCGCTGAACAACCTGCGCGTCCAGACCTGGCTGCGCGACGTCAACGGCGCGCCGGAGGGCCAGCTCACGGCCTGGACCCATGAGTGGATCGGGCGCGGATTCGCCGCCGTCGAGCCGCGGCTGGAAGCGGGCGACTGGTGCTTCGCGGACGCGCCTGGTCTTGCCGACTGCTGCCTCGTGCCGCAGATCTATTCAGCGGTCCGTTTCGGCGTCGACCTCAGCCCGTTCCCGAAGATCCGGCGCGTCGCGGACGCCGCCGCCGGGCATCCGGCCTTCATCGCCGC encodes:
- a CDS encoding fumarylacetoacetate hydrolase family protein translates to MKLASLKSGRDGRLVVVSDDLRLCADASAIAPTLQAALDDWSAVEPWLREMSAKVETGYAAVQPFQEADTVSPLPRAFQWADGSAYVNHVELVRRARGATMPDSFWTDPLMYQGASDGFLAPHEPIPLADEAWGADFEAEIAVIVDEVPLGASREEALAAIRLVTLVNDVSLRGLIPAELGKGFGFLQSKPASAFAPVAVTPDALGAAWKDGKLHGALRVTLNGRPFGQADAGVDMTFDFGTLIAHVAKTRSLCAGSIIGSGTVSNRDADGGPGRPVAEGGLGYSCIAEVRMVETILRGGPETPFLQVGDRVGIEMRDADGKSIFGAIQQTVVGERHAAAAA
- the maiA gene encoding maleylacetoacetate isomerase; amino-acid sequence: MRLRLHSYWRSTASYRVRIALNLKGVDYDTRTVDLRTGAQRDPAFLEFNPEGLVPVLEADGRTLTQSLAILEWLDEEAPQPPLLPRDPFARAQVRAVADIICCDIHPLNNLRVQTWLRDVNGAPEGQLTAWTHEWIGRGFAAVEPRLEAGDWCFADAPGLADCCLVPQIYSAVRFGVDLSPFPKIRRVADAAAGHPAFIAAHPDRQPDADRPAP